One Brassica napus cultivar Da-Ae chromosome C4, Da-Ae, whole genome shotgun sequence genomic region harbors:
- the LOC106392354 gene encoding receptor protein kinase-like protein ZAR1 — protein MKFSWILPLLVSSISLCMTLCSSLNSDGLSLLALKSAVENDPTKVMNHWSESDQTPCHWSGVACTNGRVTSLNLFGKSLSGYIPSELGLLDSLNRLDLAHNNFSKPVPVRLFEPTNLRYIDLSHNSLSGPIPDQIRHLKSLNHLDLSSNRLNGSLPESLTELGSLAGTLNLSCNRFAGEIPPSYGRLPLHVTLDLSQNNLTGKVPQVGSLLNQGPFAFAGNSHLCGFPSQTPCEDFEIPNLIAAKPESTQELQKPNPSVISKEEGHEKQTTGSVTVSLISGVSVVIGAVSLSVWLIRRKQSSSAVYKTETVVAEFDEEGQDGKFVAFGEGFQLELEDLLRASAYVIGKSRSGIVYRVVAAEPSSSSSAVVAVRRLSDGNATWRFKEFVNEVENIGMVSHPNIVRLRAYYYAEDEKLLITDYIGNGSLYSALHGGPSNTRSPLSWAERLHIAQGTARGLMYIHEYSSRKYVHGNLKTSKILLDDELLPHVSGFGLTRLVHGYPKLPDHSLSTNVQSFATRLSAPPQAAYLAPEARASSGYKSSQKCDVYSFGVILLELLTGCLPGGFSENGGEELVSVVRKWHKEGRSLADILDPKLLKQELADKQAIAAIRVALNCTDTNPELRPRMRSVSESLGRIKTV, from the exons ATGAAGTTTAGTTGGATTCTACCACTTCTTGTTTCTTCCATCTCTCTCTGCATGACCCTTTGCTCTTCTCTCAACTCCGACGGTTTATCTCTTCTCGCTCTCAAATCCGCCGTGGAAAACGACCCGACCAAAGTAATGAACCACTGGTCCGAATCCGACCAAACTCCTTGCCATTGGTCCGGAGTCGCCTGTACAAACGGCCGAGTCACGTCACTCAACCTCTTCGGGAAAAGTCTCTCCGGTTACATCCCCTCAGAACTCGGTCTACTCGACTCGCTTAACCGGCTCGATCTAGCTCACAACAATTTCTCCAAACCGGTACCGGTTCGTCTCTTCGAACCAACTAACCTCCGGTACATCGATCTCTCTCACAACTCACTCTCCGGTCCGATCCCAGACCAAATCCGCCACTTAAAATCACTAAACCATCTCGATTTATCCTCTAACCGGCTCAACGGCTCGCTTCCCGAGTCGCTCACCGAACTCGGAAGCCTCGCCGGAACTCTAAACCTCTCGTGTAACCGATTCGCCGGCGAGATTCCACCGTCGTACGGTCGGTTACCTCTCCACGTCACCTTGGATCTCAGCCAAAACAACCTCACCGGGAAAGTACCTCAGGTGGGTTCTCTGTTGAACCAAGGCCCGTTCGCGTTCGCCGGAAACTCTCATCTCTGTGGCTTCCCGTCGCAGACACCGTGCGAAGACTTCGAGATCCCTAATCTCATCGCCGCTAAGCCGGAAAGTACTCAAGAGCTTCAGAAACCAAACCCTAGCGTGATCAGCAAGGAAGAAGGACATGAGAAACAGACCACCGGTTCTGTAACGGTCTCGTTGATCTCAGGAGTCTCCGTCGTCATCGGAGCTGTTTCTCTATCGGTGTGGCTGATCCGGAGAAAACAGAGCTCCTCCGCCGTGTACAAAACAGAGACGGTGGTCGCAGAGTTCGACGAAGAAGGGCAAGATGGTAAATTTGTAGCCTTTGGCGAAGGGTTCCAGCTTGAGCTTGAGGATTTGCTGAGAGCTTCGGCTTACGTGATAGGCAAGAGCAGGAGCGGGATTGTATACAGAGTCGTGGCGGCGGAaccatcctcctcctcctccgccgttGTCGCCGTTAGAAGACTCAGCGACGGTAACGCCACGTGGCGGTTTAAGGAGTTCGTGAACGAAGTGGAGAACATCGGTATGGTCAGCCACCCTAACATTGTAAGGCTGAGAGCTTATTACTATGCAGAGGACGAGAAGCTTCTCATCACTGATTACATTGGCAATGGAAGCTTGTACTCTGCTTTGCATG GTGGGCCTTCGAATACACGGTCTCCACTCTCTTGGGCTGAGAGGTTACACATAGCGCAAGGGACTGCTCGGGGCTTGATGTATATACATGAGTACAGTTCGAGAAAGTATGTACATGGCAACCTAAAAACAAGCAAAATCCTGTTAGATGATGAGTTACTTCCTCACGTCTCAGGCTTCGGTCTCACACGTCTGGTTCATGGTTACCCCAAGCTACCAGATCATTCACTATCCACCAACGTGCAAAGCTTTGCGACAAGACTCTCAGCTCCTCCTCAAGCTGCTTACCTTGCACCAGAAGCCAGAGCTTCTTCCGGTTACAAATCATCTCAGAAATGCGATGTTTATTCTTTTGGTGTGATTCTGTTGGAGTTGTTGACTGGTTGTTTGCCTGGTGGTTTCTCTGAAAACGGAGGAGAGGAACTCGTTAGTGTTGTGAGGAAGTGGCACAAGGAAGGGAGATCGTTGGCCGATATCTTAGACCCCAAGCTTTTAAAACAAGAGTTAGCTGATAAGCAAGCTATTGCAGCTATTCGTGTGGCTTTGAACTGCACGGATACAAATCCAGAGTTGCGTCCTAGGATGAGATCTGTGTCTGAGAGTTTAGGTCGAATCAAAACGGTATAA